In Columba livia isolate bColLiv1 breed racing homer chromosome 20, bColLiv1.pat.W.v2, whole genome shotgun sequence, a genomic segment contains:
- the LOC135575915 gene encoding coiled-coil domain-containing protein 81-like encodes MVLRLLPQSMTGLSLVFPELTKIWASTSYHLSLQLALHQAVRIPGIGTFAVVRKRVALGEQDLVIVERPVFQLEQAVAQDHELRCGCIDFPGHQDSEQLPYAEIASENAVSEGTVQLCMKRTTHLFHACLENRQNVAIIWRDVGMLIVQGKEIKMRFYLHFLERLNGTGKMLQALLEMPEMRDSVISRHDTAASQTSSGRVFVLPWYV; translated from the exons ATGGTCTTGAGGTTGCTGCCTCAGAGCATGACAGGtctttcccttgtttttccagaGCTCACTAAGATTTGGGCCAGCACATCGTATCACCTCAGCCTGCAGCTGGCTCTTCACCAG GCTGTCCGCATTCCCGGAATCGGGACTTTTGCGGTTGTCAGAAAGCGAGTAGCCCTCGGTGAGCAGGATCTGGTGATTGTGGAGCGGCCCGTGTTTCAACTTGAACAGGCTGTTGCGCAGGACCATGAGCTCCGCTGTGGTTGCATAGACTTTCCTG gcCATCAAGATTCTGAGCAACTGCCATATGCTGAGATAGCCTCAGAGAACGCTGTCTCTGAGGGCACCGTGCAGCTTTGCATGAAAAGGACCACGCACCTTTTCCATGCCTGCCTAGAGAACAGGCAGAACGTTGCCATCATCTGGAGGGACGTGGGCATGCTGATTGTCCAgggaaaagagataaaaatgagattttactTACACTTTTTGGAAAGGCTGAATGGCACTGGCAAGATGCTGCAAGCTCTTCTTGAG ATGCCGGAGATGAGGGACTCGGTCATCTCACGCCATGACACCGCTGCTTCCCAGACCTCTTCTGGACGTGTTTTCGTCCTACCATGGTATGTTTGA